One window of the Rhizobium etli 8C-3 genome contains the following:
- a CDS encoding transcriptional regulator — translation MKKVQRSFAVEYRSGRRKLNSNPNSIWGDMDLKSVVQDLQDEAMPFLPETSQLSSAGMSFAGEQQAAALLTPPIEQETNASALQETIMADENNTMTDADTPAVAVPAPEKERKPRARKAAPETASAAVSAQPAAASNAAAGRPKRGRKAKADAPSAKRAPVKRAPKAVQAATAPSVAAVDEFADLLQLEEENQRLRKLLAEKLRAENADLRKRLNLG, via the coding sequence ATGAAAAAAGTCCAGCGCAGCTTTGCCGTCGAGTACAGATCGGGTCGGCGGAAACTCAATTCCAATCCGAATTCCATCTGGGGAGACATGGATCTCAAGTCCGTTGTGCAGGATCTGCAGGACGAGGCAATGCCATTCCTTCCGGAAACTTCCCAGCTTAGCAGCGCCGGAATGTCTTTCGCCGGAGAACAACAGGCGGCGGCGTTGTTGACACCGCCGATCGAGCAGGAGACAAATGCATCGGCTTTACAGGAGACCATAATGGCCGACGAAAACAATACGATGACTGATGCTGACACGCCGGCCGTAGCGGTGCCCGCACCGGAGAAGGAGCGCAAACCTCGCGCCAGGAAGGCGGCGCCCGAGACGGCCTCAGCCGCAGTTTCGGCGCAGCCGGCAGCGGCTTCGAATGCCGCAGCTGGAAGGCCGAAGAGAGGACGCAAGGCAAAGGCTGACGCGCCAAGCGCCAAACGTGCGCCTGTCAAACGTGCTCCGAAGGCCGTGCAGGCAGCGACTGCACCGTCGGTGGCGGCAGTTGACGAGTTTGCAGATCTTCTGCAGCTGGAAGAGGAAAACCAAAGACTGCGCAAGCTGCTGGCCGAGAAGCTGCGTGCTGAAAATGCCGATCTGCGAAAGCGGCTCAACCTCGGTTGA